One part of the Lycium ferocissimum isolate CSIRO_LF1 chromosome 8, AGI_CSIRO_Lferr_CH_V1, whole genome shotgun sequence genome encodes these proteins:
- the LOC132067404 gene encoding uncharacterized protein LOC132067404, producing the protein MEKLPPELFLRIFCLLDHRNLAAAQLVCRRWKVLGSDNNLWCDLFIERWGSDQATFYAPSDSKPWKHVYMVQDRCDRNGLGLKIIREGDDYYLIHQGEIQRHLGSRTMKIEDISDSPDHKDDKEEPNLSILDKILFFIGDLESANIQAKRSRLV; encoded by the exons ATGGAGAAGTTGCCACCTGAACTTTTTCTCAGAATTTTCTGTCTCTTGGATCACCGTAATCTTGCAGCTGCTCAATTGG TTTGCAGGAGGTGGAAAGTCTTGGGTTCAGATAACAACTTATGGTGTGATCTGTTCATAGAGAGATGGGGATCAGATCAAGCCACATTTTATGCCCCTTCAGATTCCAAGCCATGGAAACATGTCTATATGGTTCAAGATCGTTGTGATCGCAATGGACT GGGATTGAAGATTATAAGGGAAGGAGATGATTACTACCTTATACACCAGGGGGAAATTCAGAGACATTTAGGTTCAAGAACAATGAAAATTGAAGATATATCTGATTCACCTGACCATAAAGATGATAAGGAGGAACCTAATTTAAGCATATTGGACAAGATCCTTTTCTTCATTGGGGACTTGGAATCTGCTAATATCCAGGCTAAACGAAGCAGATTGGTGTAa
- the LOC132067403 gene encoding MAG2-interacting protein 2, with the protein MDETTGEILFETRHHASLPYISNYPPQHQQLNEGAKSSYLSRLLSSSGIAQLKERWRKQGNPTKVRRYASLFVSSRGDLVAVASGNQITILQKDDDYQKPCGTYGKSITSFRCGAWSETHDVLGVADDSDTIYLIRANGEEITRISKSHIKSSSPIVGLMVQDDADLKKSCLCTFTIITADGLIHDFEISQDPSASVFSPLASSSGTMLKQFPQNMFCLDYQPERSLFSIVSSAGSLQPTTNGLYSLSLCRKSGNLAVEVLISTQFEGFFSMPKDYAGHITSPKVSISPQGRFVATLDMGGSLTTFKFDEEQRSLSKCSYGEENELHQGNKESDQGNILVNGVLDFAWWSDDILAIAGRNGNITMINICTGAMLHKDETMYSYPLLERVPHLAGKLFLLETKPSIQNNESAEEIRASSSHLMECVDGAMNNKFDWASFQWSLVSFSERSVPEMYDILISRQEYQTALMFADQHGLDKDEALKSQWLHSSQGVNEIKTLLSNIKDQVFVLSECVGRFGPTEDAVRALLDLGLCITDRYRFSEPEVDEHSKVWDCLVARLKLLQYRDRIETFIGINMGRFSLQEYKKFCNLPIKEAAIALAESGKIGALNLLFKRHPYSLTSSLLDVLAAIPETLPVQTYGQLLPGSSPPPSISLREEDWVECDEMVTFIISRVPESHESYTQIRTEPIVKQFLGSQWPSVSELSSWYKKRARDIDTLSGQLDNSMCLIDFACRKGISQLQPFLEEISYLHQLIYSEENEKMNFSMSLTIWESLPDYERFKLMLMGVREDTVIKRLHTKAIPFMKKRFPSMTVHSRDDKTDCSAGSFLVRWLKEIASENKLEMCSVVIEEGSREVQTNNFFQNDAEVVDCALQCIYACSVTDQWSTMASILSKLPFPHDSKAASLKERVRLAEGHIEAGRILALYQVPKPISFFQEAYSDEKGVKQIIRLILSKFVRRQPGRSDIDWTNMWLDLQSLQEKAFCFIDLEYVLMEFCRGLLKAGKFSLARNYLKGVGSVSLANDKAENLVIQAAREYFFSASSLSSSEIWKAKECLNIFPASRNVRVEADIIDAVTVKLPNLGITLLPMQFRQIKDPMEIVKLVVTSQGGAYLNVDEIIELAKLLGLSSHDDISAVQEAIAREAAVVGDLQLAFDLCLVLAKKGHGSVWDLCAALARGPALENMDIASRKQLLGFALSHCDGESIAELLHAWKDLDTQDQCESLMALTGTEPEDKTDLKECSDQEAQLKQIENVLFQVAKDVQVDGDWTIPSILRENGKLLSFAAVYLPWLLELSEEAESNKKFTSSSFSGNQYVSLRTQAVMIILSWLARNGFAPKDSLIASVAKSIMESPVSEEEDITGCSFLLNLADAFSGVEIIERNLRTRENYNEITSIMNVGMIYSLLHNCGIKCEDPAQRRDLLLTKFQQKHKLICSDEKEQIDQAQSTFWREWKLKLEEQKCIAERSRSLEQIIPGVETARFLSGDMDYRESVVSSFVESMTPEKKHSVKDVLKLANTYSLDCNKVVLHYLRSIFVSDAWSTDDVKNEVSIYREDLLACAAETIKFISSSIYPAVDGHDKQRLSLIYGLLSDCYLHLDEQEDPMHPHSVHIARFSKIAEEECCRVSFIEDLNFKNVAGIQDLNLECFNSEVSAHIKENNVEALAKMVKNLVSAHDGPVPDGLLSWQYVYKHYVLSLLTKLEARAKPGVDIQSSESLHCLISDIERTYNTCCKFLKFVPNPARLDILKRFLAIILPAEGSFKSLPSGSGWQVCLAMLVDTWLRMMNDMHEVALLENSEERFCLECIMTCLKVFARLVAGEKVSSSQGWATVIGYVGYVFVGDVAAEIFNFCRAMVCSGCGFGAVADVYDEVMVHFLHEAESLTDFKKEAVSIQNLRDLYLSILKTILQELADDSCEHQCLHYYLSSLSKLDGDLENLQCVRQAVWERLEEFSENFQLSNHVRVYILELMQLVAATDNNSKRFSSKLQVEVHSWEGWENLHSAAASCENAAADGISNKTDASNKFTNTLIALKSTQLVSTISPSIQITPEDLSTVESTISCFLGVSKFTESESHVETLLAMLREWEGHFTRREIEKDSGEVSDGANSWGNDDWDEGWESFQEPIEEEPKKDAKLSVHPLHVCWMEIFRKLLTISQYNKMLKLLDKSVAKPGEVLLDEENAQCLSQIALEIDCFVALKLMLLLPYEVVQLQCLDSVEQKLKQEGISDKIGVDLEFLLLVLSSGVISTIITKPSYGTTFSCLCYMVGNFSRQCQESQLSSSGCGGSVENENISKDHIDLFTRLIFPCFVSELVRSGQQILAGFLVTKLMHANPSLSLINIAGACLTKYLERQIQILQDSNPSFRDAELSEPLLNTVSSLTDRMENLIQSSLSLLSHDHR; encoded by the exons ATGGATGAAACCACTGGAGAAATCCTCTTTGAGACACGTCATCATGCTTCTCTGCCTTATATTTCCAATTATCCTCCACAACATCAACAG CTGAATGAAGGAGCCAAAAGCAGTTATCTTTCAAGATTGCTTTCTTCATCAG GTATTGCCCAACTCAAGGAGAGATGGAGAAAGCAGGGGAATCCAACAAAAGTAAGGAGATATGCATCCTTATTTGTTTCCTCAAGGGGTGATCTTGTGGCTGTAGCATCTGGGAATCAGATAACAATCCTGCAGAAGGATGATGACTACCAAAAGCCTTGTGGCACATATG GCAAAAGCATTACTTCATTCCGTTGTGGGGCTTGGTCTGAAACTcatgatgttcttggtgttgctGACGATAGTGACACTATCTATCTCATCAGAGCTAATGGTGAGGAAATTACCAGAATTTCCAAGAGTCATATAAAAAGTTCTTCACCAATAGTTGGCCTGATGGTGCAGGATGATGCTGATTTGAAGAAATCTTGCTT GTGTACCTTCACTATAATTACAGCGGATGGGTTGATTCATGACTTTGAAATCAGTCAAGATCCAAGTGCATCTGTTTTTTCACCCCTTGCCTCGAGCAGCGGGACAATGCTGAAGCAGTTTCCACAGAATATGTTCTGCCTGGATTACCAGCCGGAACGGAGCTTATTTTCCATAGTTAGCAGTGCTGGTAGCTTACAGCCAACGACTAATG gatTGTACAGTCTTTCGCTTTGCCGAAAAAGTGGAAACCTAGCCGTGGAAGTTCTCATTTCTACTCAGTTTGAGGGTTTCTTTTCTATGCCTAAAGATTATGCGGGTCATATAACTTCTCCTAAGGTGTCAATATCACCACAGGGAAGATTTGTTGCTACTCTGGATATGGGAGGATCTTTGACTACCTTTAAGTTTGATGAGGAACAGCGTTCTCTCTCAAAATGTTCTTATGGAGAGGAAAATGAATTACATCAGGGAAATAAAGAGTCAGATCAGGGGAACATTCTCGTGAATGGGGTCTTAGATTTTGCCTGGTGGTCTGATGATATACTTGCTATTGCAGGAAGGAATGGAAACATCACTATGATTAACATATGCACTGGTGCTATGCTACATAAGGACGAGACTATGTATTCGTATCCCCTTTTAGAGAGAGTGCCACACTTGGCGGGAAAACTTTTTCTACTAGAGACAAAACCATCCATTCAGAACAATGAATCAGCTGAAGAAATTAGAGCAAGCAGCTCTCATCTTATGGAGTGTGTTGATGGTGCTATGAATAATAAGTTTGACTGGGCCAGTTTCCAATGGAGCTTAGTTTCATTTTCTGAACGATCCGTTCCTGAAATGTATGATATATTAATCTCCAGACAAGAGTATCAGACTGCTCTCATGTTTGCGGATCAGCATGGGCTAGATAAAGACGAAGCTCTAAAGTCACAGTGGTTGCACTCCTCCCAGGGTGTAAATGAGATAAAGACACTACTTTCAAATATCAAGGACCAAGTTTTCGTACTTTCTGAATGTGTAGGTCGATTTGGACCAACTGAAGACGCAGTTAGGGCACTGCTTGATCTTGGACTTTGCATAACTGACCGTTACAGATTTTCTGAGCCTGAGGTTGATGAGCATAGTAAGGTTTGGGATTGTCTTGTGGCAAGACTTAAGTTGTTGCAATACAGAGACCGGATAGAGACATTTATCGGGATAAACATGGGCAG GTTTTCTTTACAGGAGTACAAGAAATTTTGTAATTTGCCCATTAAAGAAGCTGCAATTGCACTTGCAGAAAGTGGCAAGATTGGGGCATTAAACCTTCTCTTTAAGCGTCATCCTTACTCCTTAACTTCCTCATTGTTGGATGTCTTAGCTGCTATCCCTGAGACTCTTCCGGTGCAGACTTATGGACAGCTCCTTCCTGGGAGTTCCCCTCCTCCAAGTATTTCTTTGAGGGAAGAAGATTGGGTTGAGTGTGATGAGATGGTAACTTTTATTATCAGCAGAGTCCCTGAGAGTCATGAGAGCTATACTCAGATCAGAACTGAACCAATTGTCAAACAATTTTTGGGGTCTCAATGGCCTTCAGTAAGTGAACTCTCGTCTTGGTACAAAAAGAGAGCTAGAGATATTGATACCTTAAGTGGGCAACTCGACAACTCCATGTGCTTAATTGACTTTGCTTGCCGCAAAGGCATTTCTCAATTGCAGCCATTCCTGGAAGAGATTTCTTACTTACACCAGCTTATCTATTCTGAGGAgaatgaaaaaatgaatttcTCCATGAGTCTTACTATATGGGAAAGCTTACCCGATTATGAAAGATTTAAATTGATGTTGATGGGGGTCAGAGAAGATACTGTTATTAAAAGATTACATACTAAAGCAATTCCATTCATGAAAAAGAGGTTTCCCTCTATGACTGTGCATTCCAGAGATGACAAAACAGATTGCTCAGCTGGGTCATTTCTGGTAAGATGGCTGAAGGAGATTGCCTCTGAAAATAAATTGGAGATGTGTTCAGTTGTAATTGAAGAGGGTAGCAGAGAGGTCCAGACAAATAACTTTTTCCAGAATGATGCTGAGGTTGTAGATTGTGCTCTTCAGTGCATATACGCTTGCTCTGTTACAGATCAGTGGAGTACGATGGCCTCCATTTTGTCTAAACTTCCATTTCCACATG ATTCCAAAGCTGCAAGCCTCAAGGAAAGGGTGAGACTCGCAGAAGGCCATATTGAAGCAGGAAGAATATTGGCGCTTTACCAG GTCCCAAAGCCTATCAGCTTTTTCCAGGAGGCATATTCGGATGAAAAGGGTGTAAAGCAGATAATTCGTCTCATCTTATCCAAATTTGTTCGCCGACAGCCTGGACGATCAGATATTGATTGGACAAACATGTGGCTTGACTTGCAGTCTTTGCAAGAGAAAGCATTTTGCTTCATAGATCTTGAATATGTGTTAATGGAGTTCTGCAGGGGATTGCTGAAAGCAGGAAAGTTTTCACTTGCGAGGAATTATTTGAAAGGTGTGGGTTCAGTGTCTTTGGCAAATGATAAAGCAGAAAACCTTGTTATTCAAGCTGCCAGAGAATATTTCTTCTCAGCGTCAAGTCTTTCTAGTTCCGAA ATTTGGAAGGCTAAAGAATGCTTGAATATCTTTCCAGCTAGTAGAAATGTGAGGGTGGAGGCTGATATTATTGATGCTGTAACTGTTAAACTTCCCAACCTTGGTATCACCTTGTTGCCAATGCAATTCAGGCAAATTAAAGATCCTATGGAAATAGTTAAGTTGGTTGTTACAAGTCAAGGTGGAGCTTATCTGAATGTCGATGAGATTATTGAACTAGCCAAACTTCTTGGGTTGAGCTCTCACGACGACATATCAGCTGTACAAGAAGCTATTGCAAGAGAAGCTGCAGTGGTTGGAGATCTCCAACTGGCTTTTGATCTATGTCTTGTTTTGGCCAAAAAGGGGCATGGTTCAGTCTGGGACTTGTGTGCAGCACTGGCAAGAGGTCCTGCCCTTGAGAACATGGATATTGCTTCCAGAAAACAGCTGTTAGGTTTTGCTTTGAGCCACTGTGATGGGGAATCAATTGCCGAGTTACTACATGCATGGAAGGATCTAGATACGCAAGATCAATGTGAATCTTTAATGGCGTTGACTGGAACAGAGCCTGAAGATAAAACAGACTTGAAGGAATGTTCTGACCAGGAAGCACAACTTAAACAGATTGAAAATGTACTTTTTCAGGTAGCCAAAGATGTACAGGTGGATGGTGATTGGACCATTCCGTCCATCTTGAGAGAAAATGGAAAACTTTTGTCATTTGCTGCTGTGTATCTTCCATGGTTGCTTGAACTGAGTGAAGAAGCAGAAAGCAATAAGAAATTTACATCGAGCTCATTTTCAGGGAATCAATATGTCAGTCTAAGAACACAGGCAGTGATGATTATTTTGTCCTGGTTGGCAAGGAATGGTTTTGCCCCGAAGGACAGTTTGATTGCCTCTGTTGCTAAGTCCATTATGGAGTCGCCTGTCTCTGAGGAGGAAGACATCACAGGATGCTCTTTTTTGTTAAATCTTGCTGATGCCTTTTCGGGGGTGGAGATAATTGAAAGAAACTTGAGAACAAGAGAGAATTACAATGAAATAACCAgcattatgaatgttgggatgATTTACAGTTTGTTACACAATTGTGGAATCAAGTGTGAGGACCCTGCACAAAGGAGGGACCTGCTTCTTACAAAGTTCCAGCAGAAACATAAACTGATTTGCTCAG ATGAAAAAGAACAAATAGACCAAGCACAATCTACATTCTGGAGAGAATGGAAACTGAAGCTAGAAGAGCAAAAGTGCATTGCAGAGCGTTCAAGGAGTTTAGAACAAATAATCCCTGGTGTTGAAACTGCTCGCTTCTTATCTGGGGACATGGACTACAGAGAGAGCGTTGTTTCTTCATTTGTCGAGTCCATGACCCCAGAGAAGAAACACAGTGTGAAGGATGTATTGAAGTTGGCCAATACTTATAGCTTAGATTGCAACAAG GTGGTGCTGCATTACCTGAGGTCCATCTTTGTTTCTGACGCTTGGAGCACtgatgatgttaaaaatgaagtGTCAATTTACAGAGAAGATCTACTAGCTTGTGCTGCAGAAACaataaaatttatttcctcGTCGATCTACCCAGCAGTTGATGGACATGATAAGCAGAGGCTTTCTCTAATATATGGCCTACTCTCTGACTGCTACTTGCATCTTGATGAACAAGAGGATCCAATGCATCCTCATTCTGTTCATATTGCTCGGTTCTCCAAGATTGCTGAAGAAGAATGTTGCAGGGTATCTTTTATCGAGGATCTGAACTTCAAAAATGTTGCTggaattcaagatttgaactTGGAATGCTTCAACAGTGAAGTTTCTGCTCACATCAAGGAAAATAATGTTGAAGCATTGGCAAAGATGGTCAAGAACCTTGTTTCTGCTCATGATGGTCCAGTGCCTGATGGTCTCTTGTCTTGGCAGTATGTATATAAACATTATGTTTTAAGTTTGTTGACAAAGTTGGAAGCTAGAGCTAAACCGGGGGTCGATATTCAAAGCTCTGAAAGTCTTCATTGCTTAATCAGTGACATCGAGCGGACGTACAATACCTGCTGCAAATTCTTAAAATTTGTCCCGAATCCTGCTCGTCTGGACATTTTGAAACGATTCTTGGCCATCATACTACCTGCTGAAGGATCTTTCAAGTCTCTGCCCTCTGGCTCAGGTTGGCAGGTGTGCCTTGCCATGCTTGTGGATACTTGGCTCAGAATGATGAATGACATGCATGAAGTTGCACTCCTTgagaattcggaagaaagattCTGCTTAGAATGTATAATGACGTGTCTTAAAGTTTTTGCACGTCTAGTTGCTGGGGAAAAAGTTTCATCTAGTCAGGGGTGGGCTACAGTTATTGGCTATGTAGGTTACGTTTTTGTTGGTGATGTTGCTGCTGAAATCTTCAATTTCTGCAGAGCGATGGTTTGCTCAGGTTGTGGATTTGGAGCCGTTGCTGATGTATATGATGAAGTCATGGTTCACTTCCTGCATGAAGCTGAATCGCTGACAGACTTTAAAAAAGAAGCTGTCAGCATCCAGAATCTTCGAGATCTCTATCTTAGTATCTTGAAGACCATTTTGCAGGAGTTGGCTGACGATTCCTGTGAGCATCAGTGTCTACACTATTACTTGTCATCTTTGAGTAAATTAGATGGTGATTTGGAAAATCTGCAGTGCGTCAGGCAGGCAGTTTGGGAGAGATTGGAAGAGTTTTCGGAGAACTTTCAGCTCTCCAACCATGTTCGAGTTTACATACTGGAGCTTATGCAACTTGTTGCAGCTACTGATAATAACAGCAAACGATTTTCTTCTAAGCTACAGGTGGAAGTTCATTCTTGGGAAGGTTGGGAGAATTTGCATAGTGCAGCTGCAAGCTGCGAGAATGCTGCCGCTGATGGGATTTCAAACAAGACAGATGCATCTAATAAGTTCACAAATACTCTGATTGCTCTAAAATCTACACAGCTGGTCTCCACTATCTCCCCCAGCATACAGATTACACCAGAAGATCTTTCGACTGTGGAATCTACTATCTCTTGCTTCCTTGGAGTATCTAAATTTACTGAATCTGAATCCCATGTTGAAACATTATTAGCTATGCTCCGAGAATGGGAGGGGCACTTTACTAGAAGAGAAATTGAAAAGGATTCTGGTGAGGTATCTGATGGTGCAAATAGTTGGGGTAATGATGATTGGGATGAGGGATGGGAAAGCTTCCAAGAACCTATTGAAGAAGAACCAAAGAAAGATGCGAAACTTTCAGTTCATCCTCTTCATGTCTGTTGGATGGAGATCTTCAGGAAACTGCTAACAATATCCCAGTACAACAAAATGTTGAAATTGTTGGACAAATCAGTGGCAAAGCCAGGCGAAGTATTACTAGATGAAGAGAATGCTCAATGTTTGAGCCAGATTGCACTTGAAATAGATTGCTTTGTAGCCCTTAAGTTGATGCTCTTGTTGCCATACGAAGTAGTCCAGTTGCAGTGCTTGGATTCCGTCGAGCAGAAGCTGAAACAAGAAGGCATATCTGACAAAATCGGCGTGGATCTTGAGTTTTTACTTCTCGTTTTATCTTCTGGAGTTATATCAACTATCATCACCAAACCTTCATATGGTACCACATTCTCTTGTCTTTGCTATATGGTGGGGAATTTCTCTCGACAGTGCCAAGAATCCCAGTTATCAAGTTCCGGTTGTGGTGGATCTGtagaaaatgagaatatttcaaAAGATCACATTGATCTTTTCACAAGACTGATCTTTCCTTGTTTTGTGTCGGAGCTTGTGAGGTCAGGGCAGCAGATTTTAGCAGGATTTCTTGTAACGAAGCTCATGCACGCAAACCCTTCTCTTAGCTTAATTAACATAGCAGGTGCTTGTCTCACAAAGTATTTGGAGAGGCAAATCCAAATACTACAGGATAGCAACCCCTCCTTTAGGGATGCGGAATTGTCTGAACCATTGTTAAATACGGTATCCAGTTTGACGGACAGGATGGAAAACCTGATCCAATCCTCTCTATCTTTGCTTTCACATGATCATCGATGA
- the LOC132066085 gene encoding uncharacterized protein LOC132066085 — MVVRSLEMSKDPFRPREENEELFGPEVPYLSAIGALMYLSNATRPDIALFINLLAKYCSSPTRRHWNEIKHILRYLKGTTDMRLFYAKKGNAACIAQLKGGFIKGDRTKHISPKLFFTHDLQKNGDINVQQIRSSDNPADLFTKSLPTSTLKKIFKIGMRRLLHLNFGLRQGE, encoded by the exons ATGGTTGTTCGCTCACTTGAAATGAGTAAAGATCCGTTCCGACCTCgggaagaaaatgaagagctttttggtcctgaagtaccatatcttagtgCAATTGGTGCACTTATGTATCTTTCTAACGCTACAAGACCTGACATAGCGCTCTTTATTAATTTGCTAGCAAAATATTGCTCTTCTCCTACACGAAGACATTGGAACGAAATTAAGCATATATTGCGATATCTGAAGGGAACTACCGATATGCGACTGTTTTATGCTAAGAAAG GCAATGCTGCATGCATAGCTCAATTAAAAGGAGGCTtcataaaaggagatagaacgaagcacatttcaccaaagttattcTTCACCCATGATCTCCAGAAGAACGGTGATATTAATGTGCAACAAATCCGTTCAAGTGACAATCCTGCAGATTTATTCACCAAATCTTTGCCAACTTCAACTCTTAAGAAgatattcaagattggaatgcgaagactcTTACATCTGAATTTTGGTCTTCGTCAGGGGGAGTAa